Proteins encoded by one window of Salvia splendens isolate huo1 chromosome 5, SspV2, whole genome shotgun sequence:
- the LOC121801851 gene encoding cyclin-dependent kinase G-2-like isoform X2 — MAAGRHGGYRDNEFRDRKTDYGTTRKEIGSLNGEYERGRKGSRDFDRGQIHVRGSLEYRDRVRQRDVGEREMRNGGHRSTSSRSDSGSSGGGPRRCGYAVRPVDREPGELSSDGSDGATEAEIQCNKETDVTILDNGRQLSPIQNKKRKFSPIVWDRDDKDATRTIRSTKVLESCNLPPLPPPPPLPVPLKSNSIHDDVEQTSLVEDNGVHVSGGPPSDIDSLPYVSELPGMTDSSLPKEEDRLNDMIAETNDENDYVPRTITSSRWANDAESPSDEGEISDYEDSWKMKRKSESKSAEAKVGRKSISPGLGEFSEGTKVRSLGSDERVRSSSRDSYNDTVDKNDYMEVDDDQNIVCSDASHSGTESEDDVGSHGTPEHVHPPQRSFNMLHGCRSVDEFERLNRIDEGTYGIVFRAKDKKTGEVVALKKVKMDREREGFPLTSLREINILLSIHHPSIVDVKEVVVGSNLDSIYMVMEYMEHDLKGLMETMKQPYSQSEVKCLMLQLLEGIKYLHDNWVLHRDLKTSNLLLNNCGDLKICDFGLARQYGSPLKPYTSLVVTLWYRAPELLLGAKQYSTAIDMWSLGCIMAELLSKEPLFNGKSEVEQLDKIFKILGTPNETIWPGLSDLPGAKVNFAKQKRPALGDSGWLSCFCTTFCARNFLRHLLQGHLYYLMLDLTF; from the exons ATGGCCGCTGGAAGGCACGGGGGTTATAGAGACAATGAATTCAGAGACCGTAAGACAGATTATGGAACAACGAGGAAGGAAATTGGCTCTTTAAATGGAGAATATGAGCGGGGCAGGAAAGGCAGTCGAGATTTTGATAGGGGTCAGATCCATGTTCGAGGCAGTCTCGAGTATCGGGATAGGGTCAGGCAAAGGGATGTaggagaaagagagatgaggaaTGGTGGACATCGCTCTACTTCTAGCAGGAGTGATTCAGGAAGTAGTGGTGGCGGGCCTAGGAGGTGTGGGTATGCAGTTCGCCCCGTGGATCGAGAGCCTGGGGAACTGTCTAGTGATGGATCTGATGGTGCTACTGAGGCTGAAATTCAATGTAATAAAGAAACTGATGTTACAATATTGGATAATGGGAGACAGTTGTCACCTATTCAAAATAAGAAGAGGAAGTTTTCCCCAATTGTTTGGGACAGAGATGATAAGGATGCCACTCGAACAATCAGAAGCACGAAAGTGTTGGAAAGTTGCAACTTGCCGCCATTACCACCACCTCCTCCTTTGCCTGTTCCCCTTAAGTCTAACTCTATTCATGATGATGTGGAACAGACTTCACTGGTTGAAGACAATGGTGTTCATGTTTCTGGGGGCCCACCTTCAGACATTGATTCACTGCCTTACGTGTCAGAATTGCCTGGCATGACAGATTCTTCATTACCCAAAGAAGAAGACAGGCTCAATGACATGATAGCAGAGACAAATGATGAAAATGACTATGTGCCACGGACTATAACATCATCTCGATGGGCAAATGATGCTGAGTCGCCATCTGACGAAGGTGAGATTTCTGATTATGAAGACAGCTGGAAGATGAAGAGGAAGTCTGAATCCAAATCAGCTGAAGCAAAGGTAGGCAGGAAGTCGATTAGTCCTGGGCTTGGAGAATTTTCTGAAGGAACAAAGGTACGGTCATTGGGTTCAGATGAACGTGTAAGGTCTTCCAGTAGAGATAGTTACAATGACACTGTTGATAAGAATGACTACATGGAAGTAGATGATGATCAAAATATTGTTTGTAGTGATGCTAGCCATTCTGGTACCGAGTCAGAGGATGATGTTGGCTCTCATGGCACACCAGAGCACGTCCATCCTCCACAGAGGAGCTTCAATATGCTTCATGGTTGCAGAAGTGTTGATGAGTTTGAACGACTGAACAGGATTGATGAAGGAACATATGGGATTGTTTTCAGAGCCAAGGACAAGAAAACTGGAGAAGTTGTGGCTCTGAAGAAGGTCAAGATGGATAGGGAGAGAGAAGGGTTTCCGTTGACTTCTCTTAGAGAAATAAATATTCTTCTCTCTATTCATCACCCATCCATTGTGGATGTTAAAGAAGTTGTTGTGGGGAGCAACCTTGACAGTATATATATGGTCATGGAGTACATGGAACACGACCTCAAAGGATTGATGGAGACAATGAAACAACCTTATAGTCAAAGTGAGGTTAAATGCCTGATGCTTCAGCTTTTAGAGGGGATCAAGTATCTTCATGATAATTGGGTTCTGCACCGTGATCTGAAAACTTCTAATCTTCTTTTGAATAACTGTGGTGATTTGAAGATCTGTGACTTTGGACTAGCCCGTCAATATGGAAGTCCTCTGAAACCATATACTTCCCTGGTCGTGACTTTGTGGTACAG GGCACCAGAACTTCTATTAGGAGCAAAACAGTACTCCACGGCAATTGATATGTGGTCGTTAGGGTGTATAATGGCTGAGTTATTGTCAAAAGAACCTTTGTTCAATGGGAAGTCAGAGGTTGAGCAGCTTGACAAG ATATTCAAGATTCTTGGAACTCCCAATGAGACAATATGGCCTGGGCTTTCTGACCTCCCTGGTGCGAAGGTGAACTTCGCCAAGCAGAA
- the LOC121801851 gene encoding cyclin-dependent kinase G-2-like isoform X3 encodes MAAGRHGGYRDNEFRDRKTDYGTTRKEIGSLNGEYERGRKGSRDFDRGQIHVRGSLEYRDRVRQRDVGEREMRNGGHRSTSSRSDSGSSGGGPRRCGYAVRPVDREPGELSSDGSDGATEAEIQCNKETDVTILDNGRQLSPIQNKKRKFSPIVWDRDDKDATRTIRSTKVLESCNLPPLPPPPPLPVPLKSNSIHDDVEQTSLVEDNGVHVSGGPPSDIDSLPYVSELPGMTDSSLPKEEDRLNDMIAETNDENDYVPRTITSSRWANDAESPSDEGEISDYEDSWKMKRKSESKSAEAKVGRKSISPGLGEFSEGTKVRSLGSDERVRSSSRDSYNDTVDKNDYMEVDDDQNIVCSDASHSGTESEDDVGSHGTPEHVHPPQRSFNMLHGCRSVDEFERLNRIDEGTYGIVFRAKDKKTGEVVALKKVKMDREREGFPLTSLREINILLSIHHPSIVDVKEVVVGSNLDSIYMVMEYMEHDLKGLMETMKQPYSQSEVKCLMLQLLEGIKYLHDNWVLHRDLKTSNLLLNNCGDLKICDFGLARQYGSPLKPYTSLVVTLWYRAPELLLGAKQYSTAIDMWSLGCIMAELLSKEPLFNGKSEVEQLDKIFKILGTPNETIWPGLSDLPGAKVNFAKQKRPALGTTFCARNFLRHLLQGHLYYLMLDLTF; translated from the exons ATGGCCGCTGGAAGGCACGGGGGTTATAGAGACAATGAATTCAGAGACCGTAAGACAGATTATGGAACAACGAGGAAGGAAATTGGCTCTTTAAATGGAGAATATGAGCGGGGCAGGAAAGGCAGTCGAGATTTTGATAGGGGTCAGATCCATGTTCGAGGCAGTCTCGAGTATCGGGATAGGGTCAGGCAAAGGGATGTaggagaaagagagatgaggaaTGGTGGACATCGCTCTACTTCTAGCAGGAGTGATTCAGGAAGTAGTGGTGGCGGGCCTAGGAGGTGTGGGTATGCAGTTCGCCCCGTGGATCGAGAGCCTGGGGAACTGTCTAGTGATGGATCTGATGGTGCTACTGAGGCTGAAATTCAATGTAATAAAGAAACTGATGTTACAATATTGGATAATGGGAGACAGTTGTCACCTATTCAAAATAAGAAGAGGAAGTTTTCCCCAATTGTTTGGGACAGAGATGATAAGGATGCCACTCGAACAATCAGAAGCACGAAAGTGTTGGAAAGTTGCAACTTGCCGCCATTACCACCACCTCCTCCTTTGCCTGTTCCCCTTAAGTCTAACTCTATTCATGATGATGTGGAACAGACTTCACTGGTTGAAGACAATGGTGTTCATGTTTCTGGGGGCCCACCTTCAGACATTGATTCACTGCCTTACGTGTCAGAATTGCCTGGCATGACAGATTCTTCATTACCCAAAGAAGAAGACAGGCTCAATGACATGATAGCAGAGACAAATGATGAAAATGACTATGTGCCACGGACTATAACATCATCTCGATGGGCAAATGATGCTGAGTCGCCATCTGACGAAGGTGAGATTTCTGATTATGAAGACAGCTGGAAGATGAAGAGGAAGTCTGAATCCAAATCAGCTGAAGCAAAGGTAGGCAGGAAGTCGATTAGTCCTGGGCTTGGAGAATTTTCTGAAGGAACAAAGGTACGGTCATTGGGTTCAGATGAACGTGTAAGGTCTTCCAGTAGAGATAGTTACAATGACACTGTTGATAAGAATGACTACATGGAAGTAGATGATGATCAAAATATTGTTTGTAGTGATGCTAGCCATTCTGGTACCGAGTCAGAGGATGATGTTGGCTCTCATGGCACACCAGAGCACGTCCATCCTCCACAGAGGAGCTTCAATATGCTTCATGGTTGCAGAAGTGTTGATGAGTTTGAACGACTGAACAGGATTGATGAAGGAACATATGGGATTGTTTTCAGAGCCAAGGACAAGAAAACTGGAGAAGTTGTGGCTCTGAAGAAGGTCAAGATGGATAGGGAGAGAGAAGGGTTTCCGTTGACTTCTCTTAGAGAAATAAATATTCTTCTCTCTATTCATCACCCATCCATTGTGGATGTTAAAGAAGTTGTTGTGGGGAGCAACCTTGACAGTATATATATGGTCATGGAGTACATGGAACACGACCTCAAAGGATTGATGGAGACAATGAAACAACCTTATAGTCAAAGTGAGGTTAAATGCCTGATGCTTCAGCTTTTAGAGGGGATCAAGTATCTTCATGATAATTGGGTTCTGCACCGTGATCTGAAAACTTCTAATCTTCTTTTGAATAACTGTGGTGATTTGAAGATCTGTGACTTTGGACTAGCCCGTCAATATGGAAGTCCTCTGAAACCATATACTTCCCTGGTCGTGACTTTGTGGTACAG GGCACCAGAACTTCTATTAGGAGCAAAACAGTACTCCACGGCAATTGATATGTGGTCGTTAGGGTGTATAATGGCTGAGTTATTGTCAAAAGAACCTTTGTTCAATGGGAAGTCAGAGGTTGAGCAGCTTGACAAG ATATTCAAGATTCTTGGAACTCCCAATGAGACAATATGGCCTGGGCTTTCTGACCTCCCTGGTGCGAAGGTGAACTTCGCCAAGCAGAA